One part of the Ruegeria sp. AD91A genome encodes these proteins:
- the xdhA gene encoding xanthine dehydrogenase small subunit, with protein sequence MNITFLLNGETVELADVDPTTTLLDWLREDRGLTGTKEGCNEGDCGACTVMVTDEEGAKALNSCILFLPQLHGKAVRTVEGASGPNGEVHPVQQAMVDLHGSQCGFCTPGFVMSMVAGHTNGATDHDTQLAGNLCRCTGYAPIIRAAETAEEHPVPVWVKDKPVVPPATSPFLPGSSDELAKVYAENPNATLVAGATDVGLWVTKQLRELDPVIFLNRCDDLKEITITDDEVRFGAMVDMNRMGEAVADVHPSYAEMIRRYASVQVRHAATVGGNIANGSPIGDNPPALIALNATLHLRKGNDRRSIPLEEFFIDYGKQERVPGEFVEAVSFPRQPDRLKAYKLSKRFDQDISAVCGCFNITVSDGSVTQARIAFGGMAGTPKRATHVEAALIGKPWNRATIDAALPSFADDFSPLTDMRASASYRLETAKAMLQRYFLEDQGEITNVLEVSA encoded by the coding sequence ATGAACATCACGTTTCTTCTGAACGGAGAGACAGTGGAGCTGGCGGATGTTGATCCGACAACCACCCTGCTGGATTGGCTGCGCGAAGATCGCGGTCTGACCGGCACCAAAGAAGGCTGCAACGAAGGCGATTGCGGGGCTTGCACCGTGATGGTGACGGATGAAGAGGGCGCCAAGGCTCTGAACTCGTGCATTCTGTTTCTGCCGCAATTGCATGGCAAGGCCGTCCGAACAGTTGAAGGCGCAAGTGGCCCGAATGGCGAAGTGCACCCGGTCCAGCAGGCAATGGTCGATCTGCACGGCTCGCAATGCGGCTTCTGCACACCCGGATTCGTTATGTCGATGGTGGCCGGGCACACGAATGGCGCAACGGACCATGACACTCAGCTGGCAGGCAACCTTTGCCGCTGCACCGGCTATGCGCCGATCATTCGTGCAGCCGAAACTGCAGAGGAACATCCGGTTCCGGTTTGGGTGAAAGACAAACCGGTTGTGCCACCTGCCACTTCTCCGTTTCTACCTGGTTCTTCCGATGAATTGGCGAAGGTCTATGCCGAAAACCCGAATGCCACACTGGTTGCAGGGGCAACGGATGTGGGTCTTTGGGTCACAAAGCAACTGCGCGAACTGGACCCGGTGATCTTCCTCAACCGTTGTGACGATCTGAAAGAAATCACGATCACCGACGATGAAGTCCGCTTTGGTGCCATGGTCGACATGAATCGCATGGGAGAAGCGGTGGCTGACGTGCATCCCTCCTATGCCGAGATGATCCGACGCTATGCCAGCGTTCAGGTCCGCCATGCGGCAACTGTCGGAGGCAACATCGCCAACGGCTCGCCCATCGGGGACAACCCGCCCGCGCTGATCGCATTGAACGCGACACTGCACCTGCGCAAGGGCAACGATCGGCGGTCGATCCCACTGGAAGAGTTCTTCATCGACTACGGCAAACAGGAACGGGTTCCGGGCGAGTTTGTGGAAGCCGTCAGCTTCCCCCGCCAACCAGATCGCCTGAAGGCTTACAAGCTCAGCAAACGGTTCGATCAGGATATCTCGGCCGTTTGCGGGTGTTTCAACATAACCGTTTCGGACGGCAGCGTCACACAAGCGCGCATCGCGTTTGGGGGCATGGCCGGTACTCCGAAACGGGCAACCCATGTCGAGGCCGCGTTGATCGGCAAACCGTGGAATCGCGCGACCATTGACGCCGCGCTGCCATCATTTGCCGACGACTTTTCGCCACTCACGGATATGCGCGCCTCGGCCTCCTATCGTCTGGAAACCGCAAAAGCGATGCTGCAACGGTATTTCCTGGAAGATCAGGGTGAGATCACCAATGTGCTGGAGGTGTCGGCATGA